From one Streptomyces sp. NBC_01478 genomic stretch:
- the mce gene encoding methylmalonyl-CoA epimerase, giving the protein MLTRIDHIGIACFDLDKTVEFYRATYGFEVFHSEVNEEQGVREAMLKINNTDDGGASYLQLLEPTRDDSAVGKWLAKNGEGVHHIAFGTADVDTDSEDIRGKGVRVLYEEPRRGSMGSRITFLHPKDCHGVLTELVTSAPVESPEH; this is encoded by the coding sequence ATGCTGACGCGAATCGACCACATCGGGATCGCCTGCTTCGACCTCGACAAGACAGTCGAGTTCTACCGGGCCACGTACGGCTTCGAGGTGTTCCACTCCGAGGTCAACGAGGAGCAGGGCGTACGCGAGGCCATGTTGAAGATCAACAACACGGACGACGGCGGCGCCTCCTACCTCCAGCTCCTCGAACCGACCCGCGACGACTCCGCCGTAGGAAAGTGGCTGGCGAAGAACGGGGAGGGGGTCCACCACATCGCCTTCGGTACGGCGGATGTCGACACGGACTCCGAGGACATTCGCGGGAAGGGCGTACGCGTTCTGTACGAGGAGCCCCGACGCGGCTCCATGGGGTCACGGATCACGTTCCTGCACCCAAAGGATTGCCATGGCGTACTGACAGAACTGGTCACTTCGGCGCCTGTTGAGTCACCTGAGCACTGA
- a CDS encoding acetyl-CoA C-acetyltransferase, translating to MSGTNSTTSVIVSGARTPMGRLLGSLKSFSGADLGGFAIKAALDRAGIGGDQVQYVIMGQVLQAGAGQIPARQAAVKAGIPMSVPALTINKVCLSGLDAIALADQLIRAGEFDVIVAGGQESMTNAPHLLPKSREGYKYGAIEMLDAMAHDGLTDAFENIAMGESTEKHNTRLGILRPEQDEVAALSHQRAAAAQQKGVFEAEITPIEIPQRKGEAVVFSKDEGIRAETTAESLGKLRPAFAKDGTITAGTSSQISDGAAAVVVMSKTKAQELGLEWIAEIGAHGNVAGPDNSLQSQPSNAILHALKKEGLEVESLDLIEINEAFAAVAVQSMKDLGVSTEKVNVNGGAIALGHPIGMSGARLVLHLALELKRRGGGVGAAALCGGGGQGDALIVRVPKA from the coding sequence ATGTCTGGAACGAACAGCACGACCTCGGTGATCGTCTCGGGCGCCCGGACGCCCATGGGACGGTTGCTGGGCTCCCTGAAGTCCTTCTCCGGAGCCGATCTCGGCGGCTTCGCGATCAAGGCCGCCCTCGACCGTGCGGGTATCGGTGGCGACCAGGTGCAGTACGTGATCATGGGCCAGGTGCTCCAGGCCGGGGCAGGGCAGATCCCGGCACGCCAGGCCGCCGTCAAGGCGGGCATCCCCATGAGCGTCCCGGCGCTCACCATCAACAAGGTCTGTCTCTCGGGCCTCGACGCCATCGCGCTCGCCGACCAGCTCATCCGTGCAGGTGAGTTCGACGTGATCGTCGCGGGCGGCCAGGAGTCCATGACCAACGCCCCCCACCTGCTCCCCAAGTCCCGCGAGGGATACAAGTACGGCGCGATCGAGATGCTCGACGCGATGGCCCACGACGGCCTGACCGACGCCTTCGAGAACATCGCCATGGGCGAGTCCACGGAGAAGCACAACACGCGCCTCGGCATCCTGCGCCCCGAGCAGGACGAGGTCGCCGCGCTCTCCCACCAGCGGGCCGCCGCCGCCCAGCAGAAGGGCGTCTTCGAGGCCGAGATCACGCCCATCGAGATCCCGCAGCGCAAGGGCGAGGCCGTCGTCTTCAGCAAGGACGAGGGCATCCGCGCGGAGACCACGGCCGAGTCGCTCGGCAAGTTGCGCCCCGCGTTCGCGAAGGACGGCACGATCACCGCCGGCACCTCCTCGCAGATCTCGGACGGCGCCGCCGCCGTGGTCGTGATGAGCAAGACCAAGGCGCAGGAGCTGGGCCTGGAGTGGATCGCGGAGATCGGCGCCCACGGGAACGTGGCGGGCCCGGACAACTCCCTCCAGTCCCAGCCCTCCAACGCGATCCTGCACGCCCTGAAGAAGGAGGGCCTGGAGGTCGAGAGCCTCGACCTGATCGAGATCAACGAGGCCTTCGCCGCCGTCGCGGTGCAGTCAATGAAGGACCTCGGGGTGTCCACGGAAAAGGTGAATGTCAACGGCGGCGCCATCGCCCTGGGCCACCCCATCGGCATGTCCGGCGCCCGTCTGGTGCTGCACCTGGCGCTGGAGCTCAAGCGGCGCGGCGGCGGGGTCGGCGCGGCGGCGCTGTGCGGCGGCGGCGGTCAGGGTGACGCGCTGATCGTGCGGGTACCCAAGGCCTGA
- the meaB gene encoding methylmalonyl Co-A mutase-associated GTPase MeaB gives MEDVASLVAQAREGRPRAVARLISLVEGASPQLREVMAALAPLTGGAYVVGLTGSPGVGKSTSTSALVTAYRKQGRRVGVLAVDPSSPFSGGALLGDRVRMSDHSSDPGVYIRSMATRGHLGGLAWSAPQAIRVLDAAGCDVILVETVGVGQSEVEIASQADTSVVLLAPGMGDGIQAAKAGILEIGDVYVVNKADRDGADATARELNHMLGLGESRGPGDWRPPIVKTVASRAEGIDEVVEALEKHRAWMEEHGVLAERRAARAAREVETIAVTALRARIGDLHGDRRVGALAERVVAGELDVYRAADELVAGLTSTS, from the coding sequence ATGGAGGACGTCGCCTCGCTGGTGGCCCAGGCCAGGGAAGGCCGGCCGCGTGCCGTGGCCCGGCTGATCTCCCTGGTGGAGGGGGCGTCCCCCCAGCTCAGGGAGGTCATGGCGGCCCTCGCACCGCTGACCGGCGGGGCGTACGTCGTCGGCCTCACGGGATCGCCGGGCGTCGGCAAGTCGACCTCGACCTCCGCGCTGGTCACCGCGTACCGCAAGCAGGGCAGGCGGGTCGGCGTCCTGGCCGTCGACCCGTCCTCGCCGTTCTCGGGCGGTGCCCTGCTCGGCGACCGCGTCCGCATGTCGGACCACTCCTCCGACCCGGGCGTCTACATCCGCTCGATGGCCACCCGCGGCCACCTCGGCGGCCTCGCCTGGTCCGCCCCGCAGGCGATCCGCGTCCTCGACGCGGCGGGCTGCGACGTGATCCTGGTGGAGACGGTCGGCGTCGGCCAGTCGGAGGTGGAGATCGCCTCCCAGGCCGACACCAGCGTGGTGTTGCTCGCTCCCGGTATGGGCGACGGCATCCAGGCGGCGAAGGCCGGAATCCTGGAGATCGGCGATGTGTACGTCGTCAACAAGGCCGACCGCGACGGCGCCGACGCGACGGCCCGCGAGCTGAACCACATGCTCGGCCTCGGCGAGTCCCGCGGCCCCGGCGACTGGCGCCCCCCGATCGTCAAGACGGTCGCCTCCCGCGCCGAGGGCATCGACGAGGTCGTGGAGGCCCTGGAGAAGCACCGGGCGTGGATGGAGGAGCACGGCGTCCTCGCGGAGCGCCGCGCGGCCCGTGCCGCCCGCGAGGTCGAGACGATCGCGGTCACCGCGCTGCGCGCCCGCATCGGCGACCTGCACGGAGACCGCCGCGTCGGCGCGCTCGCGGAGCGGGTGGTGGCGGGGGAATTGGACGTGTACCGGGCGGCGGACGAGTTGGTGGCGGGGCTGACGTCGACGTCGTAA
- a CDS encoding MarR family winged helix-turn-helix transcriptional regulator, translating into METETATRWLTDEEQCAWRTHLEVNRLLTYQLEKDLQPFGLTMNDYEILVNLSEAEDVRLRMSDLAAATLQSKSRLSHQITRMENADLVRRENCESDRRGLYAVLTEHGLETMKKVAPHHVASVRRHFIDLVTPEGLSELDKTLKPIAEHLRGQRGRP; encoded by the coding sequence ATGGAGACCGAGACGGCCACGCGCTGGCTGACCGATGAGGAGCAGTGCGCCTGGCGCACCCACCTGGAGGTCAACAGGCTGCTGACGTACCAACTCGAGAAGGATCTGCAGCCGTTCGGCCTGACGATGAACGACTACGAGATTCTGGTGAATCTCTCCGAGGCGGAGGACGTACGGCTGCGGATGAGCGACCTCGCGGCCGCCACGCTCCAGTCCAAGAGCCGCCTCTCGCACCAGATCACGCGCATGGAGAACGCGGATCTGGTCCGGCGTGAGAACTGCGAGTCGGACCGCCGGGGACTGTACGCGGTGCTGACCGAGCACGGCCTGGAGACGATGAAGAAGGTCGCGCCCCATCATGTGGCGTCCGTACGGCGGCACTTCATCGACCTCGTCACTCCCGAGGGCCTGTCGGAACTCGACAAAACACTGAAGCCGATCGCGGAACATCTGCGAGGCCAACGGGGTCGTCCCTAG
- a CDS encoding AIM24 family protein → MSQYAGSGPTVYDPMTLPVDDNVNKYTFCVELKGSQWFLQKGKMIAYYGSMEFNGIGHGRLDRLVRTSFHSPLHASDWVVAEGSGKMLLADRAFDVNSYDLEDGNLTIRSGNLLAFQPTLALKQSIVPGFLTLIGTGKFVAASNGPVVFMEPPIRVDPQALVGWADCPSPCHHYDHAYMTGLMGGLRAMTGIGGASGEEHQFEFVGAGTVLLQSSETLMAEQATGVVPHEPGVPGGGGAPTGPAQQAGVPRLPGQLGDLQRRFGL, encoded by the coding sequence GTGAGCCAGTACGCGGGGTCCGGCCCCACGGTCTACGACCCGATGACCCTGCCGGTCGACGACAACGTCAACAAGTACACCTTCTGCGTGGAGCTCAAGGGGAGCCAGTGGTTCCTGCAGAAGGGCAAGATGATCGCCTACTACGGCTCGATGGAGTTCAACGGCATCGGGCACGGGCGACTCGACCGACTTGTCCGTACGTCCTTCCATTCGCCTCTGCACGCGAGCGACTGGGTCGTGGCGGAGGGCTCGGGCAAGATGCTGCTCGCCGACCGGGCCTTCGACGTCAACTCGTACGACCTCGAAGACGGCAACCTGACCATTCGCTCGGGCAACCTGCTCGCTTTTCAGCCAACTCTCGCGCTCAAGCAGTCGATCGTTCCCGGTTTTCTGACACTGATCGGCACCGGCAAGTTCGTGGCCGCGTCGAACGGCCCGGTGGTGTTCATGGAACCCCCGATCAGAGTGGACCCGCAGGCCCTCGTCGGCTGGGCCGACTGCCCCTCCCCGTGCCATCACTACGACCACGCGTACATGACCGGCCTGATGGGCGGCCTACGTGCGATGACGGGCATCGGCGGGGCCTCCGGCGAGGAGCACCAGTTCGAGTTCGTCGGAGCGGGCACGGTGCTGCTCCAGTCCTCGGAGACCCTCATGGCCGAGCAGGCCACCGGGGTTGTGCCGCACGAGCCAGGGGTACCGGGCGGAGGCGGGGCCCCCACAGGCCCCGCACAGCAAGCGGGCGTACCGCGCCTTCCCGGACAGCTCGGGGACCTCCAGCGTCGCTTCGGGCTGTGA
- a CDS encoding AIM24 family protein has translation MTFTEINSKMIQATVMPGQRLYSQRGAMLAYKGDVSFTPNIQGGQGGVMSMIGRRVANEATPLMTVEGSGTVMFGHGGHHIQIIELTGDTLYVEADRLLAFEGTLQQGTMFMGSQGGVMGMVRGQVTGQGLFTTTLQGRGAVAVMAHGGVFEVPITPGRPVHVDPQAYVAHHGDVRNKLSTALGWRDMVGRGSGEAFQLELSGSGAVYVQASEEKL, from the coding sequence ATGACGTTCACCGAGATCAACTCGAAGATGATCCAGGCCACGGTGATGCCGGGCCAGCGGCTGTACAGCCAGCGCGGCGCGATGCTCGCCTACAAGGGCGACGTCTCCTTCACCCCGAACATCCAGGGCGGCCAGGGCGGCGTCATGTCGATGATCGGGCGCCGGGTGGCGAACGAGGCGACCCCTCTGATGACCGTCGAGGGCAGCGGCACCGTGATGTTCGGTCACGGCGGCCACCACATCCAGATCATCGAGCTCACCGGCGACACCCTCTACGTGGAGGCCGACCGCCTGCTCGCCTTCGAGGGCACCTTGCAGCAGGGCACGATGTTCATGGGCTCGCAGGGCGGGGTCATGGGCATGGTCCGCGGCCAGGTCACCGGCCAGGGTCTGTTCACGACCACGCTCCAGGGGCGGGGCGCGGTCGCCGTGATGGCCCACGGCGGGGTCTTCGAGGTGCCGATCACCCCCGGCAGACCCGTCCATGTCGACCCGCAGGCCTACGTCGCCCACCACGGCGACGTACGCAACAAGCTGTCCACGGCGCTCGGTTGGCGCGACATGGTGGGCCGGGGCTCCGGCGAGGCGTTCCAACTGGAGCTGAGCGGCAGCGGCGCGGTGTACGTCCAGGCGTCGGAGGAGAAGCTGTGA
- a CDS encoding AIM24 family protein: protein MFRLQGSKVLAVDMTGDAVKAKNGSMVAYDGQMAFKKMSGGGEGIRGMVTRRLTGEQMTVMEVRGQGTCWFADRASEINLVNLQGDKLYVESSNLLATDAGLRTGTTFTGMRGASQGNGLFTTTVEGHGQAAIVSDGPAVVLRVSRQYPLTVDPGAYIAHQGNLNQSFQSGVTFRTLFGEGGGEAFQIRFEGDGLVYVQPSERNTIAGDV from the coding sequence ATGTTTCGACTCCAGGGCAGCAAGGTGCTCGCCGTCGACATGACCGGGGACGCCGTGAAGGCGAAGAACGGCTCGATGGTCGCGTACGACGGGCAGATGGCCTTCAAGAAGATGAGCGGCGGCGGTGAGGGCATCCGGGGGATGGTGACCCGGCGGCTCACCGGTGAGCAGATGACGGTGATGGAGGTGAGGGGGCAGGGGACCTGCTGGTTCGCGGACCGGGCGTCCGAGATCAACCTCGTGAATCTCCAGGGGGACAAGCTGTACGTCGAGTCGAGCAACCTGCTCGCGACCGACGCGGGCCTCAGGACGGGCACGACGTTCACGGGAATGCGCGGCGCCTCGCAGGGCAACGGCCTGTTCACGACGACCGTCGAAGGGCACGGCCAGGCGGCGATCGTGTCGGACGGCCCCGCGGTGGTGCTGCGGGTGAGCCGGCAGTACCCGCTGACCGTCGACCCCGGCGCGTACATCGCGCACCAGGGGAACCTGAACCAGTCTTTCCAGTCCGGTGTGACCTTCCGCACACTCTTCGGAGAGGGCGGCGGCGAGGCCTTCCAGATCCGCTTCGAGGGCGACGGGCTCGTCTACGTCCAGCCCAGCGAGCGGAACACGATCGCGGGGGACGTGTGA
- a CDS encoding DUF6191 domain-containing protein yields MQFVFFMTLPGLVVLLTALAFLDQLLLKAGRAGMLPWRNAGRQGQISATGFEQLHASLSPGKQTELKERQSALVMRDDEEDGDPPWSTVDLGAGTAVVRLRGASGEASRDTP; encoded by the coding sequence GTGCAGTTCGTTTTCTTCATGACGCTGCCCGGGCTTGTGGTCCTGCTGACCGCACTCGCCTTCCTCGACCAACTGCTCCTGAAGGCCGGCCGCGCGGGAATGCTCCCCTGGCGGAACGCGGGCCGGCAGGGCCAGATATCCGCGACCGGCTTCGAGCAGTTGCACGCGAGCCTGTCGCCGGGCAAGCAGACCGAGCTGAAGGAACGGCAGAGCGCGCTGGTGATGCGGGACGACGAGGAGGACGGGGACCCGCCGTGGTCCACGGTCGACCTGGGCGCGGGAACGGCGGTCGTACGACTGCGCGGCGCGTCCGGCGAAGCGTCCCGCGACACTCCCTAG
- a CDS encoding DUF3817 domain-containing protein — translation MDIKTATAIRRLRLVSAPEAVSFLLLLVCSVLKRTTDFNAVPVMGMVHGVLFILYVLFWIDAWNRTKWGAKTAAFYFVLSVLPTGGFFAERKLKREAENALIASRARQQGIVNA, via the coding sequence GTGGACATCAAGACCGCCACCGCCATCCGCCGCCTCCGCCTGGTGTCGGCCCCCGAGGCCGTGTCCTTCCTCCTCCTGCTCGTCTGCTCGGTGCTGAAGCGGACCACGGACTTCAACGCGGTGCCTGTGATGGGCATGGTCCACGGCGTCCTCTTCATCCTCTACGTCCTCTTCTGGATCGACGCCTGGAACCGCACCAAGTGGGGCGCGAAGACCGCGGCCTTCTACTTCGTCCTCTCCGTGCTGCCCACCGGCGGCTTCTTCGCCGAGCGCAAGCTCAAGCGCGAGGCCGAGAACGCGCTCATCGCCTCCCGCGCCCGCCAGCAAGGGATCGTGAACGCATGA
- a CDS encoding MTH1187 family thiamine-binding protein: MIVAFSVTPLGVGEDVGEYVADAVRVVRESGLPNRTDAMFTSVEGDWDEVMDVVKRAVAAVEARAPRVSVVLKADIRPGVTDGLTSKVETVERHLAE; this comes from the coding sequence ATGATCGTCGCCTTCTCCGTGACACCGCTGGGTGTCGGCGAGGACGTGGGGGAGTACGTCGCCGACGCCGTCCGCGTGGTCCGTGAGTCCGGCCTGCCCAACCGCACCGACGCGATGTTCACCAGCGTCGAGGGCGACTGGGACGAGGTCATGGACGTCGTCAAGCGCGCGGTCGCCGCGGTCGAGGCCCGCGCCCCGCGCGTCTCGGTCGTCCTCAAGGCGGACATCCGCCCCGGGGTGACGGACGGCCTCACGTCCAAGGTGGAGACGGTCGAGCGGCATCTGGCGGAGTAG
- a CDS encoding aminoglycoside phosphotransferase family protein — protein MHDTADLIAETYALGAGPWTLTPVTRGALGQIWKLSGNGSSWAVKELLFGCDENQVRREAALRAASERLGIASPRLMPHREGTHVSRLDPGSGSGSGLPSTSGSGPSAGSHIKLYDWIDGTPADVSDPDILDWFGRTMALLHRAGAGESELPGAWYERCPQDAEWEDLHGRVRRAGLPWADALGRFIGTSAQELARWVTPSDPGDLVTSHLDLQPQNVLVTPAGPVLLDWDNAGSASAERELARALFVWSGGNEGRVEAGVRVARAYRSAGGRAVVQGPQSFSMLFATDLNYVYVQAECAIDPTVTAEQREFANGQVVAALGRVPDLGVVARLSGAVEEVR, from the coding sequence ATGCACGACACCGCCGATCTCATCGCCGAGACCTACGCGCTCGGCGCCGGACCGTGGACGCTGACGCCCGTCACCCGGGGCGCGCTGGGCCAGATCTGGAAGCTGTCCGGCAACGGTTCCTCGTGGGCCGTCAAGGAACTGCTCTTCGGCTGCGACGAGAACCAGGTCCGCCGGGAGGCCGCGTTACGGGCGGCGTCGGAGAGGCTGGGCATCGCGTCGCCGCGGCTGATGCCCCATAGGGAGGGGACACATGTCTCCCGCCTGGACCCCGGCTCCGGTTCCGGCTCCGGTCTCCCTTCCACCTCCGGTTCCGGCCCTTCCGCCGGCTCCCACATCAAGCTGTACGACTGGATCGACGGGACCCCCGCGGACGTGTCCGACCCGGACATCCTGGACTGGTTCGGGCGGACCATGGCGCTGCTGCACCGGGCAGGGGCGGGCGAGAGCGAGCTGCCGGGCGCCTGGTACGAGCGGTGCCCTCAGGACGCCGAATGGGAGGACCTGCACGGGAGGGTGCGGCGGGCCGGGCTGCCGTGGGCGGACGCGCTGGGCCGGTTCATCGGCACCTCCGCACAGGAGTTGGCGCGGTGGGTGACCCCGTCCGACCCCGGCGACCTGGTGACGTCCCACCTCGACCTACAGCCGCAGAACGTCCTGGTCACCCCGGCCGGCCCCGTCCTCCTCGACTGGGACAACGCCGGATCCGCTTCGGCGGAACGGGAGTTGGCCCGCGCCCTGTTCGTGTGGTCGGGCGGGAACGAGGGTCGCGTCGAGGCGGGCGTGCGGGTCGCGCGGGCCTATCGGAGTGCCGGGGGCCGTGCCGTCGTACAGGGGCCGCAGTCCTTCTCGATGCTCTTCGCGACCGACCTCAACTACGTGTACGTCCAGGCGGAGTGCGCGATCGACCCGACGGTGACGGCGGAGCAACGGGAGTTCGCGAACGGGCAGGTCGTCGCCGCGCTGGGGCGGGTGCCGGACCTGGGGGTCGTGGCGCGGTTGAGTGGGGCGGTGGAGGAGGTGCGGTGA
- a CDS encoding glycosyltransferase family 2 protein encodes MRPEGYDYDTYSRLAGPLTEPSGASYQVQYTSLLSREPHRIRAVLLMSLAPVLTAALLVYLVWPTHWVEREGGQEWMVGLDVAMLIAIGLIELFMVVNVASVAHATLVARDPIPVVPEAGTRVAFLTTYVPGKEPLSMVRATLEGAVKVTHTGPVDVWLLDEGDDEQAKALCAELGVRHFTRHGVPEWNRPKGVHKARTKHGNYNAWIAMHGGDYEFFASVDTDHVPLPNFLERMMGYFRDPDVAFVVGPQVYGNYHNPVTKAAESQQFLFHALIQRAGNRYRAPMFVGTNNVVRIAAVKQIGGLYDSITEDMATGFELHRHRNPLTRTHWRSVYTPDVLAVGEGPASWTDFFTQQMRWSRGTYETLIKQYWRAPFTMPPGRLFSYTMMLVYYPMTAVNWLLGIMSCFLFLWFGASGTQVAASVWLMLYSDAAALQIGLYLWNRRHNVSPHEPEGSGGLAGMAMSALSAPIYLKSFGEALIRRPSRFVVTPKGGDASPDRVMTFRIHLFWAILLATSLAASVILDHTHAAMRTWAVLAMVISLAPLGVWVGSLVKERRERHALLGGARTVDTAEPALATTGAGPSVSSTTTGGS; translated from the coding sequence GTGCGGCCGGAGGGCTACGACTACGACACCTACAGCCGACTGGCCGGGCCGCTCACCGAGCCGTCCGGTGCGTCGTACCAGGTGCAGTACACCTCGCTCCTCTCGCGCGAGCCCCACCGAATACGCGCTGTCCTCCTGATGAGCCTCGCCCCGGTGCTCACCGCCGCCCTGCTCGTCTACCTCGTCTGGCCCACCCACTGGGTCGAGCGCGAGGGCGGTCAGGAGTGGATGGTCGGCCTCGACGTCGCGATGCTGATAGCCATCGGCCTCATCGAACTGTTCATGGTCGTCAACGTCGCCTCCGTCGCCCACGCCACCCTGGTCGCCCGCGACCCGATCCCCGTCGTCCCCGAGGCCGGCACCCGCGTCGCCTTCCTCACGACGTACGTCCCGGGCAAGGAACCCCTCTCCATGGTCCGCGCCACCCTCGAAGGCGCGGTCAAGGTCACCCACACCGGACCGGTGGACGTCTGGCTCCTCGACGAAGGTGACGACGAGCAAGCCAAGGCCCTGTGCGCCGAGTTGGGCGTACGGCACTTCACCCGGCACGGGGTTCCCGAGTGGAACCGCCCCAAGGGCGTCCACAAGGCCCGTACGAAGCACGGCAATTACAACGCCTGGATCGCGATGCACGGCGGCGACTACGAGTTCTTCGCCTCCGTCGACACCGACCACGTTCCGCTCCCCAACTTCCTTGAGCGGATGATGGGTTACTTCCGAGACCCGGACGTGGCCTTCGTCGTGGGACCTCAGGTGTACGGGAACTACCACAACCCCGTCACCAAGGCCGCCGAGTCGCAGCAGTTCCTCTTCCACGCGTTGATCCAGCGCGCCGGCAACCGCTACCGCGCCCCCATGTTCGTCGGCACCAACAACGTCGTACGGATCGCGGCCGTCAAACAGATCGGCGGGCTGTACGACTCCATCACCGAGGACATGGCCACCGGCTTCGAACTCCACCGCCACCGCAACCCGTTGACCCGCACGCACTGGCGGTCCGTCTACACCCCGGACGTGCTCGCGGTGGGGGAGGGGCCGGCCTCCTGGACCGACTTCTTCACGCAGCAGATGCGGTGGTCGCGGGGCACGTACGAGACGCTCATCAAGCAGTACTGGAGGGCGCCGTTCACGATGCCTCCGGGACGGCTGTTCTCGTACACGATGATGCTCGTCTACTACCCGATGACGGCCGTCAACTGGCTGCTGGGCATCATGAGTTGCTTCCTGTTCCTGTGGTTCGGGGCCTCCGGCACCCAGGTCGCCGCCTCGGTGTGGCTGATGCTCTACAGCGACGCGGCGGCCCTCCAGATCGGGCTCTACCTCTGGAACCGGCGGCACAACGTCTCCCCGCACGAGCCCGAGGGATCGGGCGGTCTCGCGGGCATGGCGATGTCGGCGCTCTCCGCGCCCATCTACCTGAAGTCCTTCGGTGAGGCGCTCATCCGGCGGCCCAGCCGGTTCGTCGTCACCCCCAAGGGCGGCGACGCCAGCCCGGACCGGGTGATGACCTTCCGGATCCATCTCTTCTGGGCGATCCTCCTGGCGACCTCGCTGGCCGCCTCGGTGATCCTCGACCACACCCACGCGGCCATGCGCACCTGGGCGGTCCTCGCGATGGTCATCTCCCTTGCCCCGCTGGGCGTTTGGGTCGGCTCGCTGGTCAAGGAGCGCCGGGAGCGGCACGCGCTGCTCGGCGGCGCGCGCACCGTCGACACGGCCGAGCCCGCGCTCGCCACCACCGGGGCCGGTCCGTCCGTCTCCAGCACCACGACAGGGGGTAGCTAG